One Thermodesulfobacteriota bacterium genomic region harbors:
- the xerD gene encoding site-specific tyrosine recombinase XerD, whose translation MVSFDEILDSYITYLTAEKGASLNTIESYTRDIISYLEFAKNAQEELHKRETVEKFVVHLRKKGLKPRSISRYISSLKGFFNFMVGEEYLKENPLCDFERPKINPPYPCVLSEEEIESLLLLPNDTKTGLRDRTMLELLYATGIRVSELINLKKSDVNIDAGFIVTVGKRSKERIIPLNRHSVEALKEYFEKVKPKGKYLFPNRKGERLSRQAIWKIIKKYAKAIHRKKVSPHTIRHTFASHLIQGGADLRSVQVLLGHEDISTTQIYTHIDKRRLKEIHKKYHPRS comes from the coding sequence ATGGTAAGCTTCGATGAGATTCTCGATAGCTATATAACCTATCTCACAGCAGAAAAGGGAGCGTCACTAAACACAATAGAATCTTACACAAGGGACATAATCTCTTATTTAGAGTTTGCAAAAAACGCTCAAGAGGAGTTACATAAGAGAGAGACGGTTGAGAAATTTGTTGTGCATCTGAGAAAAAAAGGTCTAAAGCCAAGAAGTATCTCCAGATACATCTCTTCACTTAAAGGGTTTTTTAACTTTATGGTAGGAGAGGAATATCTAAAAGAGAATCCTCTGTGTGACTTTGAACGTCCAAAGATAAATCCTCCCTATCCCTGTGTGCTTTCGGAAGAGGAGATAGAGTCCCTACTCCTTTTGCCGAATGACACAAAAACCGGACTTAGGGATAGAACGATGCTTGAACTTCTTTATGCGACAGGGATTCGGGTTTCAGAACTTATAAACCTTAAAAAGAGTGACGTCAATATCGACGCCGGATTCATAGTGACTGTTGGTAAAAGGTCGAAAGAAAGGATAATCCCGCTAAATAGGCATTCAGTTGAGGCACTGAAGGAATACTTTGAGAAGGTGAAACCGAAAGGAAAGTATCTCTTTCCAAACAGGAAGGGAGAAAGACTGTCGAGGCAAGCAATCTGGAAGATCATAAAGAAATACGCAAAAGCCATCCATCGGAAGAAAGTCTCTCCCCACACCATAAGACATACCTTTGCCAGTCACCTAATCCAAGGAGGAGCAGATTTAAGGTCGGTTCAAGTCCTTTTGGGTCACGAAGATATCTCAACGACCCAGATTTACACTCACATAGACAAGAGGCGCCTAAAAGAGATCCACAAGAAGTACCATCCAAGATCTTAA
- the dut gene encoding dUTP diphosphatase: MAKLEIRFSKRPEAKTPIYGTPSSSGLDLFSCLEEPIVIEPKKWAVIPTGIRLAIPEGYEGEIRPRSGLALKYGVTVLNSPGTIDSDYRGELKVILINHGESPFYVENGMRIAQLVIRKVERVELVEDRSLPETDRGEGGFGSTGIK; the protein is encoded by the coding sequence ATGGCTAAACTAGAGATACGTTTTTCGAAGAGACCTGAGGCGAAGACACCAATTTACGGAACCCCTTCCTCTTCGGGTTTAGATCTGTTTTCATGTCTTGAAGAACCTATAGTGATTGAACCAAAGAAATGGGCCGTTATTCCGACCGGTATTAGATTGGCTATTCCTGAGGGATACGAAGGGGAGATAAGGCCAAGAAGCGGGTTAGCTTTAAAGTATGGAGTAACCGTGCTTAACTCACCGGGCACAATCGACTCTGACTACAGGGGAGAATTGAAGGTCATTCTCATAAATCATGGGGAAAGCCCCTTTTATGTTGAGAACGGTATGAGGATTGCCCAGCTCGTGATAAGGAAGGTCGAAAGGGTTGAGCTTGTAGAAGATAGATCTTTACCTGAAACGGACAGGGGGGAAGGTGGTTTTGGCTCAACCGGGATCAAGTGA
- a CDS encoding CBS domain-containing protein — translation MKVITTHTSADFDSLSSMIAAKKIYPDAVLVFPGSQEKSLRDFLIRSTLYALNITKIKDIDLDSVDTLILVDTRQRSRIGDFAKILKKSDLKIHIYDHHPPTDDDIKGEVEYIRNTGAAVTILVNILKERQIPISAEEATIMMLGIYEETGSFTYPSTKTDDFEAASYLLSKGANLNVVSDMLVKELTAEHVVLLNELISNATSHNINGVNVVITECMLSHYVGEVALVVHKLRDMENLNVIFALIGLEDRVFIIGRSRIPEIDVGYLLTFFGGGGHKEAGSATVKGKTTMEVKEDLIKVLKANVRVVFRAKDVMFFPVKYVEANESIDSARETMVKYGINAMPVMEEDKVVGIVTRQIAEKACFHDLGHMPVKEYMVSEIKTVKEDDPIDLVRDVLLFSNQRFLPVLRDGRLVGGITRTDLLRLVESNSNVVSEQPYLEKRRTIKHLLQERIKGDIFERLKKLGEIADTMGYRAYIVGGFVRDLLLKRENYDVDIVIEGDGIKFAKEVKRILSVKLREHVEFGTATLYYPDGFKVDVATCRVEYYKEPGSLPVVERGSLKLDLSRRDFTINTLAISINQNTFGELIDYFGGQRDIKEGTVRVLHSLSFVEDPTRILRAIRFEHRFGFKISKHTMNLIKNAVRTGFLSKVEGIRIWNELRLCLMEPTPEKIMKRLSELGVLSSIYEELLFDEKKYRLFEEIASIHRWYELLYKDKPAQKIHMYLIALIHDMPKNRMDDFMERLELGESLKSKLRSDIASLCNFKNLVSKFKDMKKSEIAKVLREMSQEAILFAMASSEDEALRKTISNYITTLSYVKPEITGVDLKAMGLKPGPIFKEILENIRDLKIDGLLKSKDDEIRYALSYINDAS, via the coding sequence ATGAAGGTCATAACAACGCACACATCCGCAGACTTCGATTCCTTATCTTCAATGATTGCAGCAAAAAAGATCTACCCTGATGCGGTGCTTGTTTTTCCAGGTTCACAGGAAAAGTCTTTAAGGGATTTTTTGATTCGATCCACCCTTTACGCGTTAAATATCACAAAGATAAAGGATATAGACCTAGACTCAGTAGACACACTCATTTTAGTTGACACAAGACAGAGATCGAGGATCGGAGATTTTGCAAAGATTCTTAAGAAAAGCGACTTAAAGATCCACATATACGACCACCACCCACCAACAGATGACGACATAAAGGGCGAGGTGGAATATATCAGAAATACCGGCGCTGCAGTTACAATTCTAGTTAACATCTTAAAGGAGAGACAGATTCCGATTTCGGCTGAAGAGGCAACGATCATGATGTTAGGAATTTACGAGGAGACGGGAAGTTTCACTTACCCCTCTACGAAGACTGATGACTTTGAGGCCGCATCGTATTTGCTTTCCAAAGGTGCGAATCTCAATGTGGTTTCTGACATGCTCGTTAAAGAGCTTACAGCTGAACACGTTGTCCTCTTAAACGAACTTATTAGTAACGCCACGAGCCACAACATAAACGGAGTGAACGTAGTTATAACAGAGTGCATGTTGAGTCATTACGTAGGTGAAGTAGCACTCGTTGTTCACAAACTCAGGGATATGGAAAACTTGAATGTGATATTTGCCCTGATTGGTCTTGAAGACCGGGTCTTCATCATTGGGAGAAGCAGAATCCCAGAAATAGACGTGGGATATCTTCTTACTTTTTTTGGAGGGGGAGGCCATAAGGAGGCAGGATCTGCCACAGTGAAAGGAAAAACTACGATGGAAGTGAAAGAAGACCTCATAAAGGTACTTAAAGCCAACGTAAGAGTTGTCTTTCGGGCGAAGGATGTGATGTTTTTCCCGGTAAAATACGTGGAAGCCAATGAATCGATAGATTCTGCGAGAGAAACGATGGTTAAATACGGTATAAACGCTATGCCTGTTATGGAAGAAGATAAAGTGGTGGGGATAGTGACAAGGCAGATTGCGGAAAAGGCTTGCTTTCATGATTTGGGACATATGCCCGTAAAAGAGTACATGGTAAGTGAGATAAAAACTGTAAAAGAGGACGACCCGATAGATCTCGTGAGGGACGTCCTTCTTTTCTCGAACCAGAGATTTCTTCCTGTTTTGAGAGATGGGAGACTTGTGGGAGGAATAACGAGAACTGATCTTTTAAGACTTGTGGAAAGTAACTCTAACGTTGTGTCGGAGCAGCCCTACCTCGAAAAGAGAAGAACCATTAAGCATCTTTTACAGGAAAGAATCAAGGGAGACATATTCGAAAGGTTAAAAAAACTAGGCGAAATTGCAGATACAATGGGCTACAGGGCATACATTGTTGGGGGCTTTGTAAGGGATCTCCTTTTGAAGAGGGAAAATTACGATGTGGACATTGTAATTGAAGGGGATGGGATAAAGTTCGCAAAAGAGGTAAAGAGAATCCTGTCAGTCAAGTTAAGGGAACATGTAGAGTTTGGGACTGCAACGCTTTACTACCCGGATGGTTTCAAAGTGGACGTAGCCACTTGCCGTGTAGAATACTACAAAGAGCCTGGCTCACTTCCAGTAGTTGAAAGAGGCTCATTGAAACTTGACCTATCAAGAAGGGACTTTACGATAAACACCCTTGCCATATCTATCAACCAAAACACATTTGGAGAACTCATCGATTACTTTGGAGGTCAAAGGGACATAAAAGAGGGAACGGTACGGGTTCTCCACAGTCTCAGTTTTGTTGAAGATCCAACAAGGATTCTCAGGGCAATAAGATTTGAACATAGATTCGGTTTCAAAATAAGCAAACACACTATGAATCTCATAAAGAATGCGGTAAGAACAGGATTTCTATCCAAAGTAGAAGGAATAAGGATCTGGAACGAGTTGAGACTCTGCCTTATGGAACCCACCCCTGAGAAAATAATGAAGAGACTCAGCGAACTTGGCGTACTGTCTTCCATATACGAGGAACTTTTATTCGACGAAAAGAAATACAGGCTCTTTGAGGAGATAGCCTCAATCCACAGGTGGTACGAATTACTATACAAAGACAAGCCTGCTCAAAAAATACACATGTATCTTATCGCTTTGATCCACGACATGCCTAAGAACCGTATGGACGATTTCATGGAGAGACTTGAACTCGGTGAGTCACTTAAAAGCAAGTTGAGATCGGATATAGCTTCTCTTTGTAATTTTAAAAACCTCGTTTCGAAGTTTAAGGATATGAAAAAAAGTGAAATTGCAAAAGTTTTAAGGGAGATGTCGCAGGAAGCGATTCTTTTTGCGATGGCATCCAGTGAAGATGAGGCGTTAAGAAAAACTATATCGAACTATATCACTACCCTTTCATACGTTAAGCCGGAAATTACGGGCGTGGATTTAAAAGCAATGGGATTGAAACCGGGTCCGATCTTCAAGGAGATCTTGGAAAACATAAGAGACCTTAAGATAGACGGTCTTTTAAAAAGCAAAGACGATGAGATTAGGTACGCACTGAGTTATATAAACGATGCTAGCTGA
- a CDS encoding insulinase family protein, with the protein MFRKTVLNNGLTVITESVPHFSTVSIGMWWKTGGRYENPQNNGISHFIEHMLFKGTEKRSAYEIAREIDAVGGTINAFTGKEYSCLYAKVLRKDVDLCLDILSDMYRHSLFSDEDIEKEKYVVTQEIRMIEDNPEEYIFDFFYANYFKNHGLGLPILGNKENVESFRRDILMEHFKMNYSPEKMVITASGRIEHEEFLKKIETLFGSIENEEASIQIDDPVPKSQTTIDVFRKDLESLYILVGTEGVSQIDEKRYILYLLNAIFGGSMSSRLFQEIREKRGLVYSIYSYVNCYFDTGTFGVSTSTSPGDAHEVIKLIKKEILTLKEKGISESELRFAKEHIKGNLHISLENTEARMGRIAKNEIYFGRYIPVRETLRAIDKVTVRDVNELAREIFSCFDKISLVILGDTDIEPIKEIWLN; encoded by the coding sequence ATGTTCAGAAAGACAGTTCTCAATAATGGTCTTACTGTAATAACCGAGTCAGTTCCACATTTTTCAACCGTTTCAATTGGAATGTGGTGGAAGACAGGGGGAAGATATGAGAATCCCCAAAATAATGGGATCTCTCACTTTATCGAACATATGCTTTTCAAAGGAACAGAAAAGAGGTCTGCTTACGAGATAGCTAGAGAAATTGATGCGGTTGGTGGGACGATCAATGCTTTTACGGGGAAAGAGTATTCATGTCTTTATGCCAAAGTTTTAAGAAAGGACGTGGATCTTTGCCTCGATATTCTATCCGATATGTACAGGCACTCTCTTTTTTCGGATGAGGACATAGAGAAAGAGAAGTATGTCGTCACACAGGAGATAAGAATGATCGAGGATAACCCGGAAGAGTACATATTCGACTTTTTCTACGCAAATTATTTTAAGAATCACGGTCTAGGTCTTCCAATCTTGGGAAATAAAGAAAATGTGGAATCCTTTAGGCGTGATATTTTGATGGAGCATTTCAAAATGAATTATTCTCCCGAAAAAATGGTCATTACTGCCTCGGGAAGGATAGAACACGAGGAATTTTTAAAAAAAATTGAGACCCTGTTTGGATCAATAGAAAATGAAGAGGCTTCCATTCAAATTGATGACCCTGTACCTAAGTCTCAAACAACGATTGACGTCTTTCGCAAGGACTTAGAGAGCCTATACATCCTTGTAGGAACAGAAGGTGTAAGTCAGATAGATGAAAAGAGGTACATATTATATTTGCTTAATGCCATATTCGGAGGAAGCATGAGTTCTCGCCTGTTCCAAGAGATCAGGGAGAAAAGAGGCCTTGTTTACTCCATATACTCATACGTTAACTGTTACTTCGACACCGGAACTTTTGGCGTGTCAACATCGACTTCACCCGGTGATGCGCATGAGGTAATAAAGCTCATAAAGAAAGAGATTTTGACCCTAAAGGAGAAAGGGATCTCCGAAAGCGAGCTCAGATTCGCCAAAGAGCATATAAAGGGAAACCTACACATAAGTCTGGAGAACACCGAGGCTAGGATGGGTAGAATCGCAAAAAACGAGATTTACTTCGGTAGATACATACCTGTTAGAGAGACTCTAAGGGCTATAGATAAAGTCACCGTCCGGGACGTTAACGAGCTGGCAAGAGAAATATTTAGTTGCTTTGATAAAATTTCTCTCGTTATTCTCGGTGATACTGACATAGAACCGATAAAGGAGATATGGCTAAACTAG